DNA sequence from the Nicotiana tomentosiformis chromosome 3, ASM39032v3, whole genome shotgun sequence genome:
aaatgggcagattgggagtttgatatttttaatttgatctgaaattaaaagctcaaagaacaagtgtaaaatagagtgtgttatgaaaatttgtatcaaattaccactattatccttagccccatggtagGCGCCAAATTGTTTATCCTAAAAAacgaataacaattgaatttatatgtggttttaaagatatgcggattaattcaatacaaatgataaataacgttagattaaacagataaaggatGCAATATTGTCAAATCAATTAAGGGGGGTGATCCCGGACTCAGTAACAGCTTAATGAAATACCTGTCTTCGATCCCGGACTCACGATAATGaagaactgatgaacaaaagtaagaactttgaataacaaagaaaataagagtatattgccttgatatgggtgttacaatgtgtctatgAATAATAAtctttcccctttatatagtaggggagttttaccctaagtacaattctaaaaagggTAAAAATCTTCGGTTACGCCGATCACTGATACGAGTCGAGATTCGCGTTGTGATATACGGTTGGGTACGGATATCACagccctttgttagtcgtgtgctGCTGCTCGGTGATGCTCTTCAAAGTCTCAACCCTTAAATCGGACCTCGAGGATATGGCCCCGATATCCCCGAGGGCGGGTGTTTGCCCGATCCCTGATACGAGGGGTTCTTCGTTCTGACTCCGATATATTACGGTCATCTTCCCACTCCGCTCGGCTCACCGGGAAGTTGAGTTATGCGAcgggctcggttttacccgtatacagttACAGcattttaattctttaaatcGAACGTATAATCTTACATACCTAGCGAAATATTTAAGAATGACACACTTCTTCAGTTAAATCTCATAGCCTCTGCCTTTGCACATATCCGataatataaaagaaaaagagaagtaaTGTGATAGGCTGTTATATTATCTCAAAATATAGTCAGATTTTTGCGTTTTAAATTTTTTCTCAGGTGGAATAtttgttcttttatttttctGGGTATTTTCGGAAATAAAATGACAGGTTATAATAACAATGGAGAAAAAACTTTATGTCAGTTTGAAATATTCTAAGGCTAAAGACCAAAATAGAAGGAAAAACAAAAACAGGAAAAACTTTGAAGTTAAAATATTTTCCATATACTGAAATCTCATTGTGTGGACAATGCTATTGACTTGTCTAGGAGAAAATCCGATATCACTGTTATACATCATGTTTTTATTTACGTATATTTGCTTATGAATTTTATGATCAAACTTTCAATTACTACTAATGCCAGAAACGTAGAGAGACTGGACACTACACTAATTCGAATTAGTCGGGCTAGTCGACTTCAAATATCAGATGATTAAACGGGAAAAATAACAACAAACAACTATAAAAACTAACATATTCCTTGACAATATTAGACATTACTAATtgctataaaaattaaaataagccTTCTCATAAGCCTGTGGATATCCAGGATCAGGATTATCAAAGAAAGCCAATTCTTCTTCAGTCAATGACTCAAACGGTCCATCAATTAATGGTGGCAATTTAGTTAGTTCAGTATACAACGGCCAACCACCATATCTCAGTGCTGAAGAAGATATCTCCGAAGGGATATCCTGAGAATGTTTACACAAATTAACCTTCCTCTCAACGCTACATAGAACATAGTCTTCATGTCGGATTTGACAACGTTGTCTTAACACCTCTAGTATGTTGTCACTAAGACAATATTCTTTCATATTCCATACGATTCTTTGATGATCACTACATTCTTCATCAAAACGAAAAGTTTTCTTCAACCCTATAATTGATCCTTCCTTATCGTGAACCGCTTTACTCGTGTCCCGTCCTTTCCATGAGCCACCTCCAGTAATTGACCTATTATAGTTTTTACCACTGGCAGATTTTTTCTTCAACTGAGTAAAGAAATAGTTTACATGATCATTACTCGTCTCCTCTTTGCTACATAATAAGTCTTGGAATAATTCACATGGCTTCTTGTTACCGTACACATCTATATGTCCAATACGATCGGTTTCAATTGGCATTCCGCAAACGAATTTCTGTAGATAGCTTATGAGATCTTGATCATTATAGGGCTGAAATTCCGTTGTACACTTTCTTCGTTCGCTTTTCGTCgtcattatttttcttctttttcttttaaacGAAAGAACAATGTGAGAGGATGTAGAAAGCTAGAGCAAGAAATAACgttgcaatatatatatatagagaaagTTAAGAGATGAAACAAAGAGAGGAGTTGTAAAAGCAAATTAGGAAAAGTTAAAAGTATTTCCTAATTCGAATAGGAAATTATACGGAGTAGTAAAAACAAATTAGGACAACTCCCGGACATATATAAGGTCTTGAAATATCTGAGGTCGCTTAATTACATTACCATAAAAGAGTTCACTTTATCGTTGTCATCAGATATCAACTAAGAAGTATTGGGTATTCAAAATAAAATATGGTACACCAAATATGGGAAAAGGATTGGAAACATGTCTATCTTTGAAAAAACTATGAGAAAAATATTATTCCACAAACTAAATAATACTCCCTATCTCCCATTTTAATTGTCGCTTTAGCTCTTTTCACgtcaattaaaaaaataatacaagGCATAATTTACTTAGTTATCCCTATTAAATGTTTTTTGAGAATTGAGCTAGTATTAAAAAGAACTACTACTTTTTAGTATTAAAGGTATAGTTGGAATTAAACAAGTAGCAAATTTAGTCTTGAATTCTTAAAGTGACAATTATTTTGGGATAATTTTCTGAGCTAAAGCGATAGTTAAAATAAGACGAATGGAATATAATCCCTCCGTTTCAAAAAAGAATGAGGTTTCGAAGTACGAATCTCAAACTTTTTCATTTTGAGTTTCAATTcagaaattaatttttaaaaatttttattAAAGTAAAATTTCAATAACTAAAAACTACGTAAAAATAATATAAGTACAACTTCTTATAATTAAAACATAAATGAAATATTGTTCGAATTTACAGTAAATAGGGTGGTAACTATACTgtcttgttattttaaataattttgctACTACTTAATAATTCCATTTATATGACACTATTTCTATATTACATTGATCCAAAATATTTGTGATTATCTTAATTTCGAGATTACTATTATTAATCATGTTTATATTCACTATTGCATATTTGCTTATAAATTTCAAGACAGAAGTACATGACTCAATTACTATTAATCTCAGAAACCTAAAGAGATTGGAAAACATACATTATTATATAATACAAAAATGAACATGGACTTTATTCGTTAATCTAACTGACAAAAAAATGGTTTTATTCATTATCTAATTGACATCAAATGTTTTTTCCTAATGACATGATTAAAACCAACAACAAAAAATAACAACAAACAATGATAAAAAATACTAGTACTTAATAGATTATTTGATAAAAAGATAGTAATTGCTAAAACAATTGAAATAATTGGGTATGAAGGCCTTCTTCAATTATTTGGCCCTGAAACCTTAATCTACTGCCTTCATACCATCTTAAATCATGAACTGGAAGTTTGTATAAAATAGCTAAAACCACTAGAAATAGTAAAATGTGCCATATCATGTTTCTTCCTTTTCAATCATTTCTTGGCCTCTTTCTTGTTCTCAAATGCCTCTGGATATCCAGGATCAGGCTTATCAAAGAAGGCCAATTCTTCTTCGGTCAACGACTCAAACGGTCCATCAAATGGTGGCAGTCTAGTTTCTGCAGTATGTAACGGCCATCCATCATATCTCGGTGCTACAGCTGCTTCATTTTCATGACTACCGCGGGGTGAGGCTTGAACCGATGGAAGTTTAGGGAGTTGAACAGAAGAAGGAAGATCCTGCGCATCACGGAGATGGTTGAGTGTTAATCCTATAACACTAACCTCATCAGCATTTGTGTTGTTGCCTGTAAGAGAAGGAAGGATAGTTTGCTGACCATGTTGAGGACGAGAAGGAAGCACAGTACCATCTTGAAGCCAAGAGTTGGCCACGGTCCAATCAAAGCTGGGCTCATCAAGAATATATTCGGGACAGCAAGGTACCACAAGGCTGTTACTTGGGCCGTTGTCAGTCACCACCACACCATTGTTAGCTTTATATGGCCCTGTAGAAATAGGAAGCGTCTTTCTCTCATCATTTTGAGGCAAAGGAGGAGGAAGCCTAATTCCCTGATCACGCTGAGGCTGAGAGTTTGCATTCGGTAGGTGTGGCATCATAAGGCCTTGATGAGATGCAGGCGGTGGATGTGAATCACGCTTACGTCTAGGACGCTTATTTCTAACCACATTGTTTGTTGCTTTCTGTCGACCTGTACGAGTAAGCGTAGTTCCCTGAACATGTTGAGGCGTAGGGGTAGGCATCGTGGTGTCCTGATCAGTTTCAGGCATAGGAAGTAAATCACGGCTATGACCATTACTCGGCCCCTTATCATTAGTTATGTCGTTTGCGTTCTCTGGGCCTGCAAGCAGAAAAGGAGGGAAGCATTATTTCCTGATGATGCTGAGACAGCGGCTTTGCATTAGTTCCatcaaaagctgaaaaatataCCACACTGTTGATCAAGCCATTCGAGGAGTTCCTCAAAAACTAATTACTACCTTGAATTGTGGGGTCCGCGCCAGATACACCATCATTTGGAGCAGCAAATTTGGTTGCTTCCTTCTCCTCTGCTGCCATGAGCTTGTTATTCGACTTGAATAACTTGCAAAATACCCGCTTTTACAACGGGAAGAAAATCAAAACACATTAGTACCAACCTATAATTAATCTTCAAATGAAATGCAGAAGCTAAAACGGGAATTTTAAAATTAGTTTCTTCTCCCACTTGTACGCCAACTCTGTGAAGAGTAGTTGCGCATCAGCTTCTTGGAACTAGATCTCGTGCAAATGAAAAAGATACATGCATCCGCTACTGTAATATATAACTTGATATGTCCATTGACGTTCATCCGATTCTAGTTTCTTACACCTTGTGTGATGTCCATAAGAAACCATAGAGCTGCAGCCCATTTAAACTCCCAACTCTTGCAAATAAGTATAATGTCTAACTATTACTTAATTAGAATAAGTTCAACAGCGTACCTGCATATCGTCAGAAGTTGGTACATCTCTGCTTCCTTCCAGTCTGTATTCATGCATTAGCCATTCAGTCCTCTTCCTATCCTTATCAAGCTTCCCCGCAATGTAGTTTAGTGTCTTTCGGTATCCAATCAGTTTACCATCCTTGTGGATGAGAGAATCCGTTCCACAAGGTTCCCAATATCCATCATTGTTCGCGCTAACACCGTTAGATTGACCTCCCTCTGTATACTTGTTGCTTGCTGGGCTCAGAAAGTACCATTTTTTCGCTTGAGATGGATGGTGCATCTCTGTCAAAATGAAACTAGCTTTTTTCACTACGACTGAGATTGACAATGACACTAATAAGATTGGAGATGTAAAAAATTCTTGATTTTGCTACTATAAGAGACAACAGCACCAAGCTTCTCAATCCATCACATCCAAATGTGGGCAAAGAAGACATGGATATTTAacaaaaacaagaaaaaagaaatgaaaaaccaTTGTCAGGCCTAACCTTAACTTTGGGATTTCCTATTACGGCTAATGGAATAAATAAATATTCACAACCTAAAACTTATATGGGATGCTTGTAACTAGAGCTCCATGATGCATTTTCTTTGTTGCACCAAATAGATCCTCTTAACGTGATACATCATGCATTGCAAGAAAAAAGATTCTCTGAATTCGGAGAAAAGTTGGTCTTTCCAAATGTTTACAttttaagggtgtgtttggtatggcgggaaaTGTTTTTCTCGAAAATGAGCAGTTTTAGTACTTATTTTGCCATGTTTGGTCGATGAGTGAAAAACTtttttcgaaaatattttttagtgtttggttagtgagtagaaattatttttttgaaaaatatataatttagatAAACACTATGGGATGGGGTTGGAAGGGGGGTGGGGATAGGGTAGGGAAGGTTGAAAAAAAAGTTTGGAAAACGCTTTCCTTCCTCTTGAGGAAAATGAGTTCCAGaggaaaatatttaatatttaagctaaccaaacatgagaaaattgaaaaatattttccaaaaaatattttcatttcataCTAAACGCACCTTAAGAGAAACGCTTCAACAAGCACTTTCACTTAGAAGGATGAAAGCAGAGCATGTTTGATACCACGGATCCACAGATTAAATTGGGAAAAAAACACCTTTCACATGATACATTCAGAAAAAGATATTGACCAGAAAAcggtaccccccccccccccacacacacacagagagagAACTATACGAGAAAGCTTCTG
Encoded proteins:
- the LOC104101418 gene encoding uncharacterized protein isoform X2, with the translated sequence MEGKGKQDSTANVTNVNKNCADIGVIPKQEVLVDDQLSGADEELIIHYLDKKMMDQPFPNYTVHEVDVFLYHPQKLSQMHHPSQAKKWYFLSPASNKYTEGGQSNGVSANNDGYWEPCGTDSLIHKDGKLIGYRKTLNYIAGKLDKDRKRTEWLMHEYRLEGSRDVPTSDDMQRVFCKLFKSNNKLMAAEEKEATKFAAPNDGVSGADPTIQGPENANDITNDKGPSNGHSRDLLPMPETDQDTTMPTPTPQHVQGTTLTRTGRQKATNNVVRNKRPRRKRDSHPPPASHQGLMMPHLPNANSQPQRDQGIRLPPPLPQNDERKTLPISTGPYKANNGVVVTDNGPSNSLVVPCCPEYILDEPSFDWTVANSWLQDGTVLPSRPQHGSSFFCSTP
- the LOC104101418 gene encoding uncharacterized protein isoform X1 → MEGKGKQDSTANVTNVNKNCADIGVIPKQEVLVDDQLSGADEELIIHYLDKKMMDQPFPNYTVHEVDVFLYHPQKLSQMHHPSQAKKWYFLSPASNKYTEGGQSNGVSANNDGYWEPCGTDSLIHKDGKLIGYRKTLNYIAGKLDKDRKRTEWLMHEYRLEGSRDVPTSDDMQRVFCKLFKSNNKLMAAEEKEATKFAAPNDGVSGADPTIQGPENANDITNDKGPSNGHSRDLLPMPETDQDTTMPTPTPQHVQGTTLTRTGRQKATNNVVRNKRPRRKRDSHPPPASHQGLMMPHLPNANSQPQRDQGIRLPPPLPQNDERKTLPISTGPYKANNGVVVTDNGPSNSLVVPCCPEYILDEPSFDWTVANSWLQDGTVLPSRPQHGQQTILPSLTGNNTNADEVSVIGLTLNHLRDAQDLPSSVQLPKLPSVQASPRGSHENEAAVAPRYDGWPLHTAETRLPPFDGPFESLTEEELAFFDKPDPGYPEAFENKKEAKK
- the LOC104101419 gene encoding NAC domain containing protein 50-like, with amino-acid sequence MTTKSERRKCTTEFQPYNDQDLISYLQKFVCGMPIETDRIGHIDVYGNKKPCELFQDLLCSKEETSNDHVNYFFTQLKKKSASGKNYNRSITGGGSWKGRDTSKAVHDKEGSIIGLKKTFRFDEECSDHQRIVWNMKEYCLSDNILEVLRQRCQIRHEDYVLCSVERKVNLCKHSQDIPSEISSSALRYGGWPLYTELTKLPPLIDGPFESLTEEELAFFDNPDPGYPQAYEKAYFNFYSN